One region of Psychrobacter sp. DAB_AL43B genomic DNA includes:
- a CDS encoding DUF1176 domain-containing protein has product MKISTTVIMIAGSLLSVPAMADDAYGTPFEGWGFVKDDWQLVCDNTLTCRAAGYADEGLVSEEILSASILLTVVAGEKLPSAEVILSSEDYDEQEKLVSDQLSKNTDNVELSLNDKSYGIVQFSADGKGQLSRTQLQQLLKLANQNTKIQFTSGVYKWQVSDKGLAAILLKLDEVQGRVGTPLAFISKNNPNRQTPKKALKIPIVKKDYSYLDDAALEAGKQALDPKKLAYFQANINRWVDIDSEQFIGSEDTTDDCELINPKSESSINLAKYSSNNLDWDFTPVNANYTLASHLCWRGAYNMGAGFWLINHAKPSKPELITTSASDYSDGEISAFHKDRGIGDCWNSQTWVWNGKTFALTEDSSTGMCRGFAGGAWNLPTYTSEVIRSDNKVQ; this is encoded by the coding sequence CTGCGATGGCAGATGATGCTTATGGCACGCCGTTTGAAGGTTGGGGTTTTGTCAAAGACGACTGGCAACTGGTATGTGATAATACCTTGACTTGCCGAGCAGCAGGTTATGCAGATGAAGGTTTGGTATCTGAAGAAATACTGTCAGCTAGTATATTGTTGACGGTCGTAGCCGGTGAAAAACTGCCTAGTGCAGAAGTTATTTTGAGTAGCGAGGACTATGATGAGCAAGAAAAATTAGTGAGTGATCAACTATCAAAAAATACTGACAATGTTGAGCTGTCATTAAATGATAAATCTTATGGTATTGTGCAGTTTTCAGCTGACGGAAAAGGGCAGTTAAGTCGCACCCAACTACAGCAACTGCTCAAACTTGCTAACCAGAATACTAAGATACAGTTCACGTCAGGGGTTTATAAGTGGCAAGTATCGGATAAAGGGTTGGCGGCGATATTGCTAAAACTTGACGAAGTACAAGGTCGCGTAGGTACGCCGCTAGCATTTATCAGCAAAAACAATCCCAATCGACAAACACCTAAAAAAGCGCTGAAAATACCTATCGTTAAAAAAGACTATAGCTATCTAGACGATGCCGCGCTAGAAGCAGGTAAGCAAGCGCTCGACCCAAAAAAACTGGCGTACTTTCAAGCAAATATAAATCGCTGGGTCGATATTGATTCTGAGCAGTTTATAGGCTCTGAAGATACGACGGATGATTGTGAGCTTATAAATCCTAAAAGTGAGTCTTCTATCAACCTAGCAAAATATTCTAGTAATAATCTTGATTGGGATTTTACACCCGTTAATGCTAATTATACCTTGGCCAGTCACCTCTGTTGGCGAGGTGCCTATAATATGGGTGCAGGATTTTGGCTGATAAATCATGCTAAGCCAAGTAAGCCAGAACTGATTACGACATCAGCGAGTGATTACTCTGATGGTGAAATTTCTGCTTTTCACAAGGATAGAGGGATAGGTGACTGCTGGAATAGCCAGACATGGGTATGGAATGGCAAAACCTTTGCACTAACGGAAGATTCCAGTACAGGGATGTGCCGAGGTTTCGCCGGTGGCGCATGGAATTTGCCAACTTACACCAGTGAAGTCATAAGAAGTGATAACAAGGTTCAGTGA
- a CDS encoding SPOR domain-containing protein — protein MLAKKPKGATEKRKTSSVSGLLWMFVGAVLTLMIGVFLYLSPLFNFSPGDSAAGTDPDKQIQQRVDTDTDNGDYEFYDILPNQEMATIPDEDFGNTENGQIGQITDFEPDVVVNQSESTTPNSNDDTGNFGISENTTIEPSRGNNAATGNNSDDIVIVEEDATYDGTPATSNTAAGSNRTNTANAGNASIQPAKPAATYILQINSFGDADEADRRRAQVLMAGVDARVVKNTTGNGLPIYQVISRPMNNRQAVATAQQRLQNNGIDSIIVEQRR, from the coding sequence ATGTTAGCCAAAAAACCAAAAGGTGCCACTGAAAAGCGCAAGACGAGTAGTGTGTCAGGCTTATTATGGATGTTTGTTGGAGCGGTTCTAACGCTCATGATTGGGGTGTTTTTATACCTTTCACCATTGTTTAACTTTAGTCCTGGTGATAGCGCTGCTGGTACGGATCCTGATAAACAAATACAGCAAAGAGTCGATACGGATACTGATAATGGTGATTATGAGTTCTACGATATTTTACCCAATCAAGAGATGGCGACTATCCCTGATGAAGATTTCGGTAACACAGAAAACGGTCAAATAGGTCAAATCACAGATTTCGAACCTGATGTCGTTGTTAATCAATCTGAAAGTACTACCCCGAATAGTAACGATGATACCGGTAATTTTGGTATCTCTGAAAACACGACTATTGAACCCAGCCGCGGCAACAACGCTGCTACTGGCAATAACAGCGATGATATTGTCATTGTTGAAGAAGATGCGACTTACGATGGAACGCCAGCTACTAGCAATACGGCTGCTGGCTCAAACAGAACAAACACGGCGAATGCAGGTAACGCGAGCATACAGCCAGCCAAACCTGCTGCGACTTATATTTTGCAAATCAACAGCTTTGGTGATGCGGACGAAGCGGATCGTCGCCGTGCGCAAGTGCTTATGGCAGGTGTTGATGCTAGAGTGGTGAAGAACACCACTGGTAATGGCTTGCCTATTTATCAGGTAATTTCGCGCCCGATGAATAACCGCCAAGCAGTTGCTACTGCGCAGCAACGATTACAAAATAATGGTATTGATTCTATTATTGTTGAGCAGCGTCGTTAG
- the argS gene encoding arginine--tRNA ligase, translated as MSQAQIDTLASLFDSAIQVLKTDGELPADWQNNSQITRTKDASHGDFASNIALTAAKAAKANPRQLAEKIVNALPENQDIRQVEIAGPGFINVFLNSDAKFAVLDDIFNLQERFGLSKQFEGQKVQVEFVSANPTSSLHVGHGRGAAFGMSVSNLLEAVGYDVTREYYVNDAGRQMDILATSTYLRYLEINNETVIFPSNAYVGDYVRDIAATLKAQHGDSYVHSFAEVAKDVAEDAQYEINADGEKILLSGDKEAHIDGLIANSKILLGESYELFLNAALNSILADIKDDLNDFGVSYQCWFSERSIDSEIEPVLQILDDKGYLYEKDGNIWFKSTDFGDEKDRVVRRANGQSTYFASDIAYHKNKFDRGFDKVINVWGADHHGYVPRVKAALLALGIDADRLDVVLVQFVALWRGSEKVQMSSRSGKFVTLRELRHEVGNDAARFYYVARKPEVHVDFDLELAKSQSKDNLVYYIQYAHARVCRVLEKLVSSGLGVDDAIGAEQQQLLTAPSEDELIKLLAAYPATLLRSATGYEPHILTNYLKELAALFHGWYDGNRILPVSLTSGETPSQEEIDMMQARLRLSKAVRQVLSNGLGLLGLSAPSSM; from the coding sequence ATGTCACAAGCCCAAATTGATACGCTCGCCTCACTGTTTGACAGTGCGATTCAAGTTCTAAAAACTGACGGCGAACTACCGGCTGATTGGCAAAACAATAGCCAAATTACGCGTACTAAAGATGCCAGCCATGGTGACTTTGCGAGCAATATCGCCCTGACGGCCGCCAAAGCCGCTAAAGCCAATCCACGCCAGCTCGCTGAAAAAATCGTTAATGCGTTGCCTGAAAATCAAGATATCCGCCAAGTAGAAATCGCCGGTCCAGGATTCATCAATGTATTCTTAAATAGCGACGCCAAGTTTGCCGTTTTAGATGATATTTTTAATCTGCAAGAACGCTTTGGTTTAAGCAAGCAGTTTGAAGGGCAAAAAGTACAAGTTGAATTTGTCTCTGCCAATCCAACGTCGAGCTTGCACGTCGGTCATGGGCGCGGTGCTGCATTTGGTATGAGCGTGTCAAACTTGCTTGAAGCGGTTGGCTATGACGTCACGCGTGAATATTATGTCAATGATGCTGGTCGGCAGATGGATATCCTAGCCACCAGTACTTATTTGCGTTACTTAGAAATTAATAACGAAACAGTCATCTTCCCATCAAACGCGTATGTCGGTGACTATGTCCGCGATATCGCAGCAACGCTAAAAGCGCAGCATGGTGATAGCTACGTACATAGCTTCGCAGAAGTTGCTAAAGATGTGGCAGAAGATGCGCAATATGAGATAAATGCCGATGGCGAAAAAATACTGCTATCAGGTGATAAAGAAGCCCATATCGACGGTCTGATTGCCAATAGCAAAATACTACTTGGTGAAAGCTATGAGCTATTTTTAAATGCAGCATTGAATAGTATTTTGGCTGACATCAAAGACGATCTAAATGACTTCGGTGTAAGCTACCAATGCTGGTTTAGCGAAAGATCGATTGATAGTGAGATTGAGCCAGTCTTACAGATTTTAGATGACAAAGGCTATCTGTACGAAAAAGACGGTAATATTTGGTTTAAATCGACTGATTTTGGTGATGAAAAAGACCGTGTAGTACGCCGCGCTAATGGGCAAAGTACGTATTTTGCTTCTGATATCGCTTATCATAAAAATAAGTTCGATCGCGGTTTTGACAAGGTCATTAATGTTTGGGGCGCAGACCATCATGGTTATGTGCCACGTGTAAAAGCTGCCTTGTTGGCGCTTGGTATCGATGCTGATCGTCTTGATGTGGTACTGGTACAATTTGTGGCATTATGGCGCGGTAGCGAAAAAGTGCAAATGTCATCACGTTCTGGAAAATTTGTCACCTTACGTGAGCTGCGTCATGAAGTTGGTAACGACGCGGCGCGTTTTTACTATGTCGCACGTAAGCCTGAAGTGCATGTTGATTTTGATTTAGAGCTTGCCAAATCACAAAGTAAAGACAATTTGGTTTACTACATTCAGTATGCGCATGCGCGCGTTTGCCGCGTCCTTGAGAAATTGGTTAGCAGTGGCTTAGGTGTTGATGATGCTATTGGTGCCGAGCAGCAGCAGTTACTCACTGCGCCTAGCGAAGATGAGCTGATTAAATTGCTTGCTGCTTATCCAGCTACTTTGCTACGCTCAGCGACAGGCTATGAGCCGCATATATTGACCAACTATCTTAAAGAATTAGCCGCACTATTTCATGGTTGGTACGACGGCAATCGCATCCTCCCGGTGAGTCTGACTTCAGGCGAAACACCGAGCCAAGAAGAAATTGATATGATGCAAGCCCGTCTACGCTTGTCTAAAGCAGTACGGCAAGTATTGAGCAATGGGCTTGGTTTATTAGGGTTATCTGCACCGTCTAGCATGTAA
- a CDS encoding DUF2788 domain-containing protein yields the protein MFAIAASTVTSWGLYILLPVFIAFLFFIIWDLSKQSGAGRAGTFWMFLALGAGFIGFILKVLLEMAFNKWFI from the coding sequence ATGTTTGCTATTGCTGCCAGTACCGTCACCAGCTGGGGACTTTACATTTTATTGCCCGTCTTTATTGCCTTCTTATTTTTTATTATTTGGGACTTATCAAAACAGTCTGGCGCTGGTCGTGCCGGTACCTTTTGGATGTTTTTGGCCCTCGGTGCTGGTTTTATCGGTTTTATCTTAAAGGTCTTGTTAGAAATGGCTTTTAACAAGTGGTTTATCTAA